TACAGCTCCTCCTCGCCGCTCAAGTACAGATTGTACTTGAACTCCTTGTTGACGATCGTACGAATCGGATTGACCCATTTCTGCTTGGAGTGATATTGGATTACGACATATGCTCTGTCTTCTCGGGAAGCATCGAGCAGGCACGGCTTGATCGATCGACCGTCCAGCCCTACGGGGATAGTAACGCCTAACAAATCGCATACGGTCGGGAATATATCGATATTGACGGTAAGCTGGTCCCTCGTTTCCCCTTCCGGCAGCAGGCCGGGACAGCTGATCAGCAGCGGAACCTTGATTAGTTCGTCATACATCATCGGACCCTTGAAGGGACACCGATGCGCCCCCATCAAATCGCCATGGTCGGATGAAAAAATAATGATGGTGCGCTCTGTCTGGCCGGAGCTTTCAAGCGCAGCAAGCAGCTTGCCAAGCTCCTCATCCAGCTCGCGGACTAACCGATAATAGAAAGCGAGGTAATATTTCCACTTATCCTCATCGAACGATGTCAGCAGTTCGCCCTGGTCGTGGTCCAAGTAAATCCGCTGTGCCCGGGGCTTGTCGGCTAGATCGTCGTGGAAGTTAGACGGCAGCACAATAGAATCCGTATCCAGCTCCAGCCCCTCGTTCATCGCATGGATCACATCGTAAATATTATGCGGATTTTCATACGACACGAGGGCGAGCCAAGGCTGCCCCGGCACCCCCTGCTCGATAAAGCCGACCGCATGGCGGGTCGTCCGCTCGTCCTTCTCTTCATTCGGAACATGGCCGGACCATACATCAAAGCCGAATCGGTCGACTGGCGTGCCTAGATGCCATTTACCGAAATATCCGGTTCTGAAGCCTTGGCGCTGCATATGGACACCGACACCGATCAGCTCCTCGCTTAGCGGCACCGTATCCGGACTCCCGATATTGCCGACGACGCCCGTCTTGTGCGGGTGCAGTCCCGTTAGCAGGGAAGAACGAGACGGCGAACACTGCGGAGTGCTGCAATAGCTGTTCGTGAACCTGACTCCCTGCCGGGCCAGCCTATCCATATTGGGGGTGGCGACGGCATTCTGATTGCCGTATATATTCAAAGCGTACATGCTCAACTGATCCGCAAACACATAAAGCAAATTGTATGACATCGGAAACCTCCAGATTCTGTTCCAAAAATTTATCGCAACCAGCAAATCCTCATCTCATCCCTCCAATTCTAGTGTCTTGTCGACTAAGCTGAGTCTAACCTTAGCATCTCGATGCGAAGGACGTAAATATCCGTCTCACCTGCGTATTCGAATTACAGCTCAGCAACCCTTAACCCCCGTTAACACACCATATCCGTATGATTCAAAATATCCCAATTAAGATAGGCGCTGTCGAGCGATTGCCGCAGCTTCCGAAGCCAATGGTGGTATTGGACATTCCCTGTTCATGCAGCGTTGCCTACACATCCGCCCCCCATCCTCACGGACTAAGCACGATGTGTCAGCTATGTACTGCTGCCACCTGCGGCGTACGGGAGTCTTTCACTCCTTAGTCGCTTGCCTTGCCAAGCACACAAGAGGGCTGTCCGAGCGAAGCGCAAGCTTCGACCCGAACAGCCCTCTGAAGTGCATCATCAGATGCCATAAAGTGACGTTCAATCTCTATTGCAGAATGCTTTCAATCTTCGCCAGCGCATCCTGCGGAATAACAACGCCGGACGCCGTGACGTTCTGCTCCAGCTGCGACACCTTCGTCGCACCGATCAGCGCACTCGCGATGCTCTCATGACGCAGCACCCAAGCGATCGCCAGCTGCGAGAGCGACAGGTCAAGCTCTTCTGCCACAGCGATCAGCTGCTCGACCTTCTGCAGATGCGCCTCGTCAAGGTAGTTCACGATCCACTTGTTCGCCTTCGGATCGACCGCGCGGCTGCCCTCCGGCAGCTCCATACCGAGGCGGTATTTACCCGTGAGCACGCCCTGCGCCAGCGGCGAGAAGACGACCTGCGAGATGCCATTGGCTGCGCTAACGGGCACAATCTCCTTCTCAATGTTACGCTGGAACATGCTGTACTGCGGCTGATTGACAACGATGCGGTCCAAGAGGTAATGATTCGCCACGCCGAGTCCTTCCTGAATTTGCGCAGCCGTCCACTCACTTACTCCGACATACAGCACCTTACCCTGACGCACCATGTCGTCGATCGTCCGCAGCGTCTCATCCACTGGCGTCTCGGGATCATAGCGATGGCAGTAAAAAATATCGACGTAATCCGTCTGCAGACGCTTCAAGCTCGCATGCAGCTGCTCGAACACGTGCTTGCGCGACAAGCCGCGGTCGTTCGGACCGTCGCCCATCGGCCAGAACGCCTTCGTCGCGAGCACGTACGAATCACGGCGGTATTCCTTCATGATATCACCCAGCATTACCTCAGCCGCACCGCGCTCATACACATTCGCCGTATCGAAGAAATTAATGCCGAGCTCGAACGCCCGCTTCACCAGCTGCGCGCCCGTATTCTCACCTACGCTGTTCGCATACGTGAGCCAGCTTCCGAGGCTGATTTCACTTACCTTTAACCCTGTACGTCCAAGCCTCCGATATTTCATCGTTCATGCCTCCCCAGCTTCATGCTGTCGCCCGCAGGCGCAGCCGTTCCTATATGCCACATACCCAACAATAATTACACCAAGTCGCAAGCCTCCGCAGGCATCCAGTGCGCGTCACGGCCTTCCCACTTCACGTTGCAGCCGATCGGGTTCGTCAGCGGCACCGAGATCGGCTGTCCGTTCACCAGCTCCGTCAAGGCGTTATCCAGATCATTCACCGTCATCTTGCTCGAGTCACGCGGCGTATCAATACCCCGTCCGGTATATACAAGCTTACGACTCTCATCGAATATGTAAAAATGCGGCGTCCGCAGCGCACCATACGCAAATGCCACGTCCTGTGATTCATCATGCAGGTACACCCAAGGGTAGTTATGCTCTTGCATGTGCGTAACCATATGCTCGAACGAATCCTCCGGCTTCGTGTTGACGCTGTTCGAGTTGATGCCTACGAACTGCACGCCGTGCGCCTTGAACTTGTCCGCCGTCTTGCGCGTCTCTTCATTCGAGCCGATCACATACGGGCAATGATTGCACGTGAAGAAGATGACGAGCGCCTTTGCATCGCTGAAGTCGTTCAAGGAATACGTCTTACCGTCTATCGCCGGCAAGGAGAAGGCTGGAGGCGTATCCCCCAGTGTTAGTGTACGGAATGTATCTGCCATGCTCATCATCGCTCCTTTTTGATATCGATATAATTAGAGTTGGTTATCTCCTGTGCTCTGGAAAAACTCGATCGTCTCGCCGTTCAGCCCCTTGACGAACGCAATGCGTACCGGTGTCGGCGGCGCGTCGCCAAGCACGACATCCTTCGGCTCTACCGTCACGACAGCACCGGCTGCAACAGCCGCCTGCACCGCTCCGTCGACATCCGTCGTCCGGAACGCAACGTGGAAGTACGAGCCGTCAGGCAGTTGCTCACCCTTGCCACCCGCGAACACCTCCATGTAGTTGCCGTCCCCGGTATCGAGCAGGACGATGCGCTTCTCCCCTTCGCCCCAGCCGTGTCTCACCTTGAAGCCGAGCCCTTCTGTATAGAACTGAACGGTCGCCTCAAAGTCATTCGCCCGAAGCGCAACATGGTGAAAGCCACAGCCAGCTATTTTCGAATTGGTACTCATGCAGCCGCCTCCTTTTCCATCATTTGAATCGTTTTCATTACCCGAGGACTAGTATACCCTATATTCGAGCTTCCGAAAATAAGTTACATGAACGTAACTAAGTATAGCTGGAGTAA
Above is a genomic segment from Paenibacillus sp. YYML68 containing:
- a CDS encoding VOC family protein, coding for MSTNSKIAGCGFHHVALRANDFEATVQFYTEGLGFKVRHGWGEGEKRIVLLDTGDGNYMEVFAGGKGEQLPDGSYFHVAFRTTDVDGAVQAAVAAGAVVTVEPKDVVLGDAPPTPVRIAFVKGLNGETIEFFQSTGDNQL
- a CDS encoding thioredoxin family protein, coding for MADTFRTLTLGDTPPAFSLPAIDGKTYSLNDFSDAKALVIFFTCNHCPYVIGSNEETRKTADKFKAHGVQFVGINSNSVNTKPEDSFEHMVTHMQEHNYPWVYLHDESQDVAFAYGALRTPHFYIFDESRKLVYTGRGIDTPRDSSKMTVNDLDNALTELVNGQPISVPLTNPIGCNVKWEGRDAHWMPAEACDLV
- a CDS encoding sulfatase; this translates as MSYNLLYVFADQLSMYALNIYGNQNAVATPNMDRLARQGVRFTNSYCSTPQCSPSRSSLLTGLHPHKTGVVGNIGSPDTVPLSEELIGVGVHMQRQGFRTGYFGKWHLGTPVDRFGFDVWSGHVPNEEKDERTTRHAVGFIEQGVPGQPWLALVSYENPHNIYDVIHAMNEGLELDTDSIVLPSNFHDDLADKPRAQRIYLDHDQGELLTSFDEDKWKYYLAFYYRLVRELDEELGKLLAALESSGQTERTIIIFSSDHGDLMGAHRCPFKGPMMYDELIKVPLLISCPGLLPEGETRDQLTVNIDIFPTVCDLLGVTIPVGLDGRSIKPCLLDASREDRAYVVIQYHSKQKWVNPIRTIVNKEFKYNLYLSGEEELYAAGQEDREVTNLARDGRYDEVKANLKSMLLEWMQREGDPFFDYETTELGG
- a CDS encoding aldo/keto reductase family protein; this translates as MKYRRLGRTGLKVSEISLGSWLTYANSVGENTGAQLVKRAFELGINFFDTANVYERGAAEVMLGDIMKEYRRDSYVLATKAFWPMGDGPNDRGLSRKHVFEQLHASLKRLQTDYVDIFYCHRYDPETPVDETLRTIDDMVRQGKVLYVGVSEWTAAQIQEGLGVANHYLLDRIVVNQPQYSMFQRNIEKEIVPVSAANGISQVVFSPLAQGVLTGKYRLGMELPEGSRAVDPKANKWIVNYLDEAHLQKVEQLIAVAEELDLSLSQLAIAWVLRHESIASALIGATKVSQLEQNVTASGVVIPQDALAKIESILQ